The following proteins come from a genomic window of Rhinoraja longicauda isolate Sanriku21f chromosome 4, sRhiLon1.1, whole genome shotgun sequence:
- the LOC144592536 gene encoding uncharacterized protein LOC144592536 — protein sequence MCVRGRGLREERSRTVLEQLALAAEIPARKVNLGSRLPKWIRHLPSSTAGGKFDPPIGRRSLRSAASAGQGVTFSGDVRCGEFKCTLGIFPGLQEVPDYQLPENRWWTFTTLFSVEFAKICGSHTPHLIHQSQLLISTKSISTTTHSTLTNCITEIKSWLQSNFLKLNCNKSEIIIIGPKMLTKSTQNFILNIDGLPVSTSPHIQNLGIIFDQTLSFDKHIKHITKTAFFHLKNIARLRPSLSSTPAETLIHAFITSRLDYCNSLLYGAPSKIISKLQYIQNSTARLLTHTPIRDHITPVLYKLHWLPIPQRIQYKILLMTSKALHNLAPSYLTDLLHRHTPTCTLRSAAANLLSPHIRTKLRSWGDRAFSIAAPTLWNSLPQTVRDSSTLTTFKTSLKSHLFSTAFNH from the exons ATGTGTGTAAG AGGTCGCGGCCTTCGAGAGGAGAGGAGTCGAACGGTACTGGAACAGTTAGCCTTGGCCGCCGAGATACCGGCACGCAAGGTCAACCTCGGAAGTCGGCTACCAAAATGGATCCGCCATCTCCCGAGTTCCACAGCAGGGGgtaaattcgacccgccgattggcCGCAGAAGTTTGAGATCGGCTGCCTCAGCTGGTCAAGGTGTAACATTTTCGGGGGACGTCCGATGCGGggagttcaagtgcactctcgGAATTTTTCCCGGATTACAGGAAGTGCCGGactaccagttgccggaaaatcggtggtggaccttcaCAACGCTGTTCAGTGTGGAATTTGCAAAAATCTGTGGGAGTCATA CTCCTCACCTCATCCACCAAtctcagctcctcatctccaccaagtcaatctccaccaccacacactctacactgacaaactgcatcactgaaataaaatcttggcttcaatcaaatttcctcaaactcaactgcaacaaatctgaaatcatcatcattggtccaaaaatgctcaccaaatccacccaaaacttcatcctcaatattgatggtctcccagtatccacctcccctcacatccagaatcttggaatcatctttgatcaaaccctctccttcgacaaacacatcaaacacatcacaaagacagccttcttccacctcaaaaacattgcccgtctccgtccatccctctcctccacacctgcagaaaccctcatccacgccttcatcacctcccgtctggactactgcaacagcctcctctatggcgcaccctcaaaaatcatcagtaaacttcaatacattcaaaactccactgcccgtctactcacccacaccccgatccgtgaccatatcacccccgtcctttataaactccactggctccccatcccccagagaatccagtacaaaatcctcctcatgacctccaaagccctccataacctggctccatcctacctgaccgacctcctccacaggcacactcccacctgcaccctccgctctgctgctgccaatctcctatccccccacatccggaccaaactcagatcctggggggacagggctttctccatcgctgctcccaccctatggaactcactaccccaaaccgttagagactcctccacactcaccacattcaaaacatcactgaagtctcacctgttcagtactgccttcaaccactga